The DNA sequence TGTCACACCGGACATGGGCGTCATGCGGGAGGAGATCTTTGGTCCCGTGCTGCCGGTGCTCACCTACCGCGATGTCAAGGAGGTGCCTCAGATGATCGCACGACTGGAGCGTCCGCTCTCGCTTTACATCCTCAGCCACGACCGAAAAGCCACCGAGTATCTGCTGCGCACCACCACCGCCGGCACCACCGCGATCAATGAACTGATGGTCACCACATCGAATCCCATGGTCCCCTTCGGTGGGATCAACAACAGTGGGATCGGCAAGGCCGGTGGGCACCGCTCGTTCGTGGAGTTCAGCAACGAGCGCGGCATCCAGAAGCGGACCTGGGGCACATTGGCGCCGCTGAAGCCGCCCTTCAAACCCTTCTTCATCAAATGGGCCATGCGCCTGTCACGCCTATGAGGACGGCATTGATCACCGGCGGTTCCAGCGGCATCGGCTACGCCATGTCAAAGCGCTTCGCACGCGACGGATACCGCCTGCTTTGGGTTGCGCTTGATGAGCAGGAGCTCATAAAGTCCAAGGCCGCTTTGCAGACGGAGATCGACCATGCGCAGGTGGAGTTCATGGCCATCGATCTCTCCGAACCGGAGAGCGCGCAGTCCGTGTACGACTGGTCCGCGCAGCACGGCTGGGCCGTGGATGTGCTGGTGAACAATGCCGGCTTCGGCACCTACGGTTATGTGAGCGACATCCCGGTGGAACGCGAAGAGGCGATGATCCACACCAATGTGCTGGCCACCTACCGGCTCACACGTCTCTTCCTGGACGATATGCTGAAGCGCGATGCGGGCACCATCATCCAGATCGCCTCCAACAGCGCCTTCCAACCCGTGGCCCGCATGAACACCTATGCCGCTACCAAGGCCTTCGTGCACCAGTTCGGCCGTGCCCTGCAGGAGGAACTGGAACTGAAGAAGAGCCGGGTGAAGTGCATCACCGTGTGCCCGGCCGCGATCAAGGACACCGCCTTCCGTACCGCCGGACACATGGACGATGCGAAGACCTTCAATGGCCTGGCGGCGACCACCGCCGATGAGGTGGCGGATGATGTCTGGCGTGGTTTCGTAAGGGGCAGCACCTTCATCGTCACCGGCGCCCGCATGCGCTTCCTGCATGGGATCCGGCGATTGGTGCCCTACGTGTTGCAGCAATGGATGGTGCGGCGCGAAACTGCGCGGGCCAACGACAATTGATACCTGACAACGGACAACCCTTCATGGACAGCTACTACTTCACCGAAGAACATGAACTCTTCCGCGAAAGCCTCCGCTCCTTTCTCCAGAAGGAAGTGGTGCCGCACATCGAGATCTGGGAGGAACAGGGCCGCATCCCGCGCGACATCTGGAAGAAGATGGGCGACATGGGCTTCCTCGGTCTGGGTTACCCCAAGGAATACGGGGGCATGGAGCTCGACTTCTTCTACGACGTAGTCTTCTGCGAAGAGACCTCGCGCGTCTTCTCAGGCGGCTTCACCATCACCCAATTGGTGGTGCAGTACATGAGCAGCCCGTACATCCTGAAGTATGGCAGCGATGCGCTGAAGAAGAAGTACCTGCCGGGCATCATCAGCGGGAAGCTGGTGGGCTGCATCGGCATCAGTGAACCAGGCGCGGGCAGCGACGTGGCCAACATTCAGACCACCGCCGTGCGCCAGGGCGACCACTACGTGGTGAACGGCAGCAAGACCTTCATCACCAACGGCGTGTACGGCGACTTCATCGTGGCCGTGGTGAAGACCGACCCCAAGGCCGGTGCCGGTGGGGTAAGCCTGCTGGTGATCGACAAGGACCTGCCGGGCATCACCACCACCAAGCTGAAGAAGCTGGGCTGGCATGCCAGCGACACCGCCGAGCTGGGCTTCGACAACGTGAAGGTGCCCGCCGAGAATCTCATCGGTGAAGAGGGACAGGGCTTCTACTACCTGATGGGCGGCCTGCAGCTGGAGCGACTGGCCGGCGCCATCAGCGCCTATGCCGCCTGCGAAAGCGCACTGACCTACACCCTGGAGTACATGGCCGCCCGCGAAGCATTCGGTCGCCCGATCAACAAGTTCCAGGTATTACGTCACCGTGTGGCGCAGATGGCCTCGGAGATCGAGAGCACCAAGCAGTTCGTGCGCCACTGCAGCCACATGCACGCCGACGGCCACTACGCCGTGAAGGAGTGCTCCATGGCCAAGCTGCTTGCCACCGAACTCAGCGACAAGGTGATGACCACCTGCCTGCAACACTTCGGCGGCTATGGCTTCATGGAGGAGTACAAGATCGCCCGCATGTTCCGCGACAGCCGCGTGGGCACCATCGGCGGCGGCACCAGCGAGATCATGCGGGACATCATCGCCAAGATGGTGATCGATGAGGTGAGCTATGCCAGTGCATCGGAGAAAGCCCCGAAGGCGGCTGCGCCGAAAGCTGTGCCTGCTGCGGAACCAACACCAGCTCCAGCTAATGCAAGCAGCAATGGCAATGGTGTCGACTTCAACCGCCTGCTGGAAGGTGTCCGCGAGCGTTCGGCCACGAAGAAGCCACTCGGCAAGACCCTCAAGTTCGACTTCGGCGAGCACAAGCTCTTCCTGGACGGCACCGGCGACAGCAACATCGCCACTGCCGACGACAAGGATGCCGACTGCACCGTGAAGGTGAGCCTGGAGGACTTCCTCGCCCTCACAAAAGGCAAGCTGAACCCCATGACCGCCATGATGACCGGCAAGCTGAAGATCAGCGGCGACATGGGCGTGGCCATGAAACTGCAAACGGTGTTCGGATGAAATGCAAGCCGCAGATGGCGCAGATGACGCGGATGGAATGTGTCAATGCCAAGTTCCATCCGTGCACCTGTACTGTCGACCCATCGGGCCGACGAACGGGTGCAATAATCGTATGAAACACTAAACGAAAACCCCAACAACCATGACCCTGAACGACATCCTCCCCCTCGTGAACCAGAAGGCCGCCAACGCTGCAGCCCTGGGCAACACTATCCGCTTCGACCTCGGTGACGACAGCGTGCACGTGGACGGCACCGGCAGTGGCAATATCGTCTCCACGGAGAAGAAGGACGCCGACTGCACGGTTACCGTATCCGCCGATGTGTTCCACCAACTGCTCACCGGCGACCTGAACCCGATGGCGGCGGTGATGAGCGGCCAGGTGAAGATCGGCGGCGACATGAGCATGGCCATGAAGCTGCCGGCCATCTTCAACAGCTGAGGAGGGGAGTATCGATCACCGCAGAGAAGCGGGGGCGCGGAGAACGCGGAGGTTGAACCCGGATGCTTGGCTGCCTTCGTGGTCGGGAAGCTGTTGCTCAACCTCTGCGCACCTTTGCGTCTCCGCGGCCCTGCGGTGAATTGTTCCTCCGATGCCCCTCCTCCTCGCCATAGAGACCGCCACCAAGCTCTGCTCCGTGGCCTTGGGCCGTGATGGGCAGGTGTTGGCCATCCGCGAGGTGGACAGCGAGAAGCTCGCACACGCCGAGAAGGTCAACGTCTTCATCGCCGAGGTGATGGAAGAAGCGGGCCTGCCGCTGAAGGACCTCGATGCCGTGGCCGTGGGCATTGGGCCGGGCAGCTACACGGGCCTGCGGATCGGACTAAGTGCCGCCAAGGGCTTGTGCTACGCGCTGGACAAGCCCATCATCGGAATCTCTACGCTGGCCGCGCTGGTGCAAGCCGCACGCACCGCGCATGGACAGCTGCAGGGCACGTTGTGGCCCATGATCGATGCGCGGCGCATGGAGGTCTTCGCGCAGCCATACGATGCCGATGGCCAAGCCTTGGCCGATGTCGCACCGTTGATCCTGGACGAAGCCTGGGCCGCGCTGCCGGAGGCCCGCGTGGTGTTCGGCGATGGCGCCGACAAAGCCGCGCCAACTTGGGCCGGACGCGCAGGTATCACACACTTGCCCGGCATTCGCCCCACCGCATCCGCCATGCTGCCGCTGGCCGAGAAACGCTGTCGGGCCGGCAGCTTCGATGAGCTG is a window from the Flavobacteriales bacterium genome containing:
- a CDS encoding SDR family oxidoreductase gives rise to the protein MRTALITGGSSGIGYAMSKRFARDGYRLLWVALDEQELIKSKAALQTEIDHAQVEFMAIDLSEPESAQSVYDWSAQHGWAVDVLVNNAGFGTYGYVSDIPVEREEAMIHTNVLATYRLTRLFLDDMLKRDAGTIIQIASNSAFQPVARMNTYAATKAFVHQFGRALQEELELKKSRVKCITVCPAAIKDTAFRTAGHMDDAKTFNGLAATTADEVADDVWRGFVRGSTFIVTGARMRFLHGIRRLVPYVLQQWMVRRETARANDN
- a CDS encoding acyl-CoA dehydrogenase family protein; this translates as MDSYYFTEEHELFRESLRSFLQKEVVPHIEIWEEQGRIPRDIWKKMGDMGFLGLGYPKEYGGMELDFFYDVVFCEETSRVFSGGFTITQLVVQYMSSPYILKYGSDALKKKYLPGIISGKLVGCIGISEPGAGSDVANIQTTAVRQGDHYVVNGSKTFITNGVYGDFIVAVVKTDPKAGAGGVSLLVIDKDLPGITTTKLKKLGWHASDTAELGFDNVKVPAENLIGEEGQGFYYLMGGLQLERLAGAISAYAACESALTYTLEYMAAREAFGRPINKFQVLRHRVAQMASEIESTKQFVRHCSHMHADGHYAVKECSMAKLLATELSDKVMTTCLQHFGGYGFMEEYKIARMFRDSRVGTIGGGTSEIMRDIIAKMVIDEVSYASASEKAPKAAAPKAVPAAEPTPAPANASSNGNGVDFNRLLEGVRERSATKKPLGKTLKFDFGEHKLFLDGTGDSNIATADDKDADCTVKVSLEDFLALTKGKLNPMTAMMTGKLKISGDMGVAMKLQTVFG
- a CDS encoding SCP2 sterol-binding domain-containing protein; this encodes MTLNDILPLVNQKAANAAALGNTIRFDLGDDSVHVDGTGSGNIVSTEKKDADCTVTVSADVFHQLLTGDLNPMAAVMSGQVKIGGDMSMAMKLPAIFNS
- the tsaB gene encoding tRNA (adenosine(37)-N6)-threonylcarbamoyltransferase complex dimerization subunit type 1 TsaB, translating into MPLLLAIETATKLCSVALGRDGQVLAIREVDSEKLAHAEKVNVFIAEVMEEAGLPLKDLDAVAVGIGPGSYTGLRIGLSAAKGLCYALDKPIIGISTLAALVQAARTAHGQLQGTLWPMIDARRMEVFAQPYDADGQALADVAPLILDEAWAALPEARVVFGDGADKAAPTWAGRAGITHLPGIRPTASAMLPLAEKRCRAGSFDELAYLVPVYGKGASVGKAMM